ATCGCGGAACCGCGTTCCTGTTGGGTGACGTGGTCGAGGCCGACGACAGCTACACCGGCACCCACTGCCGTGACGTCGTCGAGTTGGTGCTCGCGGTGGCTGACGAGCTCGGGGTCGACGCCCGGGGCCGCCGTGACGCCGAGTTCGTCGCGCTGCTCCACGACGTCGGCAAGATCCGCATCCCCAAGACCATCATCCAGAAGCCCGGCCCGCTCACGGCCGAGGAGCGCCGCCTGATCGAGACGCACACCGTCGAGGGCGAGCGCATCCTCGACCGCGTCGGCGGATCGCTGGCCGAGATCGGCCGCCTCGTCCGCTCCTGCCACGAGCGCTACGACGGCACCGGCTACCCCGACCACCTGCGCGGCGAGGACATCCCGCTCGTCGCCCGGATCGTGTGCTGCTGCGACGCCCTGAACGCGATGACGACCGATCGCCCCTACCGGGCCGCGCTCACCGCCGCCGAGGCCAAGGCCGAGCTCCGCGCCTGCTCCGGCACCCAGTTCGACCCGCGCGTCGTCGAGGCCGTGATCACGGTGCTCGGCGAGGACGGCGAGGACGAGGTCGAGCTCGCCGCGGCCGCCTAGGCCGCCGGCTGGGACGCGCGCCGGCCCCACAGCGTCGCCGACGCGAGGTAGAAGATCGCGATCGCCGCGTACATGACCAGGCTGGCGTCGGAGCTCCCGAACGCGAGCAGCGTCGCGGTCCCGTAGAGCAGCGGCCCGATCAGGTAGCTGCGGGTGATCCCGGAGACGTCGCGCGGGTCCGCGCCGGGCACGAGCAGACCGGCGCGGATCGCGTAGTGCCACAGAGCATTGAAGATCAGCGCCATCGTCACCATCACCGCGCCGTAGTAGACCGCGGCGGCCGTGGCGTTCGGGGTGCGGGCGTAGTGCGAGATGAGCGCGGTCGGGTAGGGGACGACGGCGATCATCATCAGCAGGAAGATGTTCAGCGAGAGCAGCACCCGGTCGCAGCGCTCGATATGGCGCATGAGGCCGTGATGGTTGATCCAGATGATCCCGATCGTCAGGAAGCTGACCGCGTAGCTCGCGTCCGCAGGCCATTGCCGCACCAGGGCGTGGGCGAGCGAGCCGTCGCCCACCTCGGGCACGTGCAGGTCGAGGACGAGCAGGGTGATCGCGATCGCGAATACCCCGTCCGAGAAGGCCTCCATGCGCGTCTTTTCCACGGGGCGGCACCCTACCGCGCCGGTACAGTACCCGCGCGATGGCGACCCTGATCTCGCTCCGGAGCGCCGTGAAGTCGTTCGGCGCGCGCACGGTCCTGAACGGCCTCGACATCGAGGTCGACGAGGCCGCGCGGATCGGCGTCGTGGGCCAGAACGGTTCCGGCAAGTCGACGCTGCTGCGCATCCTGGCGGGGCTCGACGAGCCCGACTCCGACCCGCCCGTGCGCCGGCGCGGGATGACCGCGGCCTACCTGCCGCAACTCGTCGGCGCCGACACGCGCACGCCGACCGAGATCTGCCACGGCGCTCGGCCGGACATCGCCCGCGTCGAGGCCGAGCTCGAGGCCTGCGCCGGGGCGCTCGGCGACCCTGCCGTCGCCGCCGACCTGGGCCGCATGCAGCGCACCCTCGACCGCCAGCAGCGGCTGCTCGACGAGTTCGACCGGCTCGACGGGCACACCTTCTCGGGCACGGTGCGCTCCATCCTCGACGACCTGGGTGTGACGCCGGCCGAGTCGGCCCGCCCGCAGGAGGAGCTGTCCGGCGGGAAGCGCAAGCTGGTCGCGCTGGCGGCGTGCCTGGCCCAGGAGCCCGACCTGCTGCTGCTCGACGAGCCGGAGACGCACCTCGACGCCTACCGGCGCAGCCGGGTCGAGGAGCTCGTGCGCGCGTTCTCCGGATCGGTCGTCATGGTCTCCCACGACCGCTACCTGCTCGACGAGACGGTCAGGGAGATCGCCGAGGTCGACCGCGGCCGCGTGCGGATGTGGCCGGGCAACTACTCGTCGTACCACGCCGCCCGCGAGCTCGAGCTCTACCAGCAGCAGGCGGCATGGCAGGCGCAGCAGAAGGAGATCGCCCGGCTCGAGGACGCGATCCGCCGCTACAAGCAGTGGGCGAGCATCATCGACGACCCCCGCCACACGACCCGCGCCCGCAACACGCAGCGCCGGATCGACCGCATGGACAAGGTCGAGCGGCCGGTGCTCGAGCGGCGCAAGATCGCGCTTCGGCTGCGAAGCGGCGTGCGCGGCGGGAAGCGGGTCGCCGAGTGGCGCGACGTGTCGGTGGCATTTGGCGCCGATCCGGTGCTGATCGGCGTCGATCTGACCGTGTTCCGGGGCGAGCGGATCGGCGTGATCGGGGACAACGGCTCGGGCAAGACCGTGCTCGTGAAGCTCCTGGTCGGCGAGATCGAGCCGACCGAGGGCGAGATGTGGGTGGGGCCGTCGATCGAGGTCGGCTTCCTGCCGCAGGAGCACGCGCCGGTCCCCGCGCGGCAGACGCCGGTCGACGCGCTGCGGGCGCAGAAGCCGTGCACCGAGGAGGAGGCCGTCTCGGCGCTCCTGCGCGTTCTCTTCACGTACGAGCAGTGCCGCCAGCACATCAACGACCTCTCCGGCGGCGAGCGGACGCGGCTCGAGCTTCTCCTGCTCATGCGCGCGGGCGCGAACTGCCTGGTGCTGGACGAGCCGACGAACCACCTCGACATCGACTCGGTCGAGATGCTCGAGGCGGCCATCGAGGGCTTCGACGGCACCGTGGTCTTCGTCTCGCACGACCGCTACTTCCTCGACCGCATCTCCGACCGCATCGTCGAGGTCCGCGACGGCAGCGCGACGGCCTCGGAGGGCGGCTACAGCACCTGGTACGAGCGCCGCCGCGCGGCGTAAGCGGGGTCAGACCCCGAACGGAAGGGCAACGAAAGCGTCACGGCCACCGTTCGGGGTCTGACCCCGATTACAGGCGGCGGTACATGATCAGCAGGCCGACGTCGCCCTCGACCGGGTGGCGGAAGCCGTCCGGGATCGTCGCCAGCACCTCGAAGCCGAGCGCCCGCCACAGCGTGACGGCGGGCGTGTTGCACTCGACGACTGCGTTGAACTGCATCGCCCGGTACCCGTCGGCCCGGGCCTGGGCCAGCACGTGCTCCCCCAGGCGGCGGCCGACGCCCTGGCCCGCGTGACGCGGGTCGACCATGAAGCCGGCGCTCGCGACGTGCGCGGCCGGGCCGCCGTGGTTCGGGCCCATCTCGGCGGTGCCGAGCACGGTGCCGTCGCCGGCGACGGCCACGAACGTCCGTCCCGGCGGCGCGTTCATCCACTGCCGCCGCGCGGTCGCCTCATCCGTGTCCGTATCCCACGAGAACGTCTCGCCCGCCCGGATGATGCCGCGCATGAACGCCCACATCGCCGGCCAGTCCGCGCCGGTCGCCTCGCGGATCTCAACGCTCACATACGGCCCGCGGCGATGATCCGGGCCAGGAACTGCTGGGTGCGCTCCTCGGCGGGCGAGCTGAAGATCTGCTCCGGCGAGCCCTGCTCGAGGATCACGCCGCCGTCGAGGAAGCAGACCCGGTTCGCGATGTCGCGGGCGAAGCCCATCTCGTGCGTCGCGATCACCATCGTCATGCCGTCGCGGGCGAGGCCGCGGACGACCTCGAGCACCTCCGCCACCAGCTCCGGGTCGAGCGCGCTCGTCACCTCGTCGAGCAGCATCAGCCGCGGCCGCATCGCCAGAGCGCGCACGATCGCCACCCGCTGCTGCTGTCCGCCGGAGAGCCGGTCGGGATAGTCGTTCACCTTCTCGGCCAGGCCGAACTGCCCGAGCATCTCACGCGCCACCGCCTCGGCGTTCGCCTTCGACGTGCCGAGCGCCCGGCGCGGGCCGAGCGTGACGTTGTCGAGGACGCTCATGTGCGGAAACAGGTTGAACGCCTGGAACACGATCCCGATGCCGCGGCGCACGCGGTTCACGTCGACCCGCGGGGCCGTGATCTCCTCGCCGTTCACGACGATCCGGCCGGCGTCGATCGGCTCGAGCAGGTTCACGCAGCGAAGCAGCGTCGACTTGCCCGACCCCGAAGCGCCGATCAGGCACACCACCTCGTGCTCGGCGACCGTGAGGTCGATGCCACCCAGCACCTCGTTCTTCCCGAACGACTTGCGCACGCCCTCGACGACCAGGCCGCCGGCCGGCGCGCTCACGCGACGCCTCCCGCCTGCCGCCGCTGCCGTTCGCGCAGGATGAGCCAGTCGGTGAAGCGTGCCAGCGGAATCGTCAAGGCGATGAAGAAGAGCGCCGCGACGACATACGGCGTGTAGTTGAAGTCGGCGGCCGAGTTGATGTTCGCCTGCTGGAGCGCATCGACCGAGCCGAGCACGGACACGAGTGCCGTGTCCTTCTGCAGGCCGATGAAGTCGTTCAGCAGCGGCGGGATCACGCGCCTGACAGCCTGCGGGACGATCACGAAGCGCAGCGTCTGGGGACGGGTGAGCCCCAGCGAGCGGGCGGCCGCCTCCTGGCTCGGGTGGATCGACTCGATCCCGGCCCGGTACACCTCGGACACGTACGCGGTGTAGACGAGCACGAGTGAGACGGTGCCCCAGAACACCGGACTGGTGGGGATCCCGGTCAGGTTCAGTCCGGGCATGCCGAAGCCGAGCAGGTAGACGACGAGGATGGTTGGCACGCCGCGGAAGAGGTCGGTGTAGACGATCGCGAGCGCCCGCAGCGGGAAGAACACCGGCCCCGGCAGGCCGCGCAGGATCGCGATCAGGAGCGCGAAGATCAGGATGAACACCTCGGCGACCAGGAACATCTTCACGTTCAGGAGGAACGCCTTGGCGACGAGCGGAAGCGAGTCGCGAGCCTCGCCGGCGTTGAAGAACGACTGCTTGACCGTCTCCCAGCCCGGCGCGTTCACGATCGCCAGCGTGACCACGACCAGGAACACGAACGTGCTCACGAGCGCGATCGACATGTTCGTCATCGGCTCGTACCCGCCCTGCAGGATGCGGGAGCGCCGCCCCGGGACCGGCCGGATCGGCACTAGTGGAGGACGGGCGCGTTCGCCTTGTCGGAGAGCCAGGTCGTCTGGATCTGATCCAGCGTGCCGTTCGACTTCAGCGCGGCGATCGCCTTGTCCACGCACGACGTCAGCGGGCTGTTCTTCGCGAGCACGAGGCCGAAATGGCCGCTGCCGCCTGCAGACGCCGGGAACTGGCCGACGATCGTGCTGTCAGGGATCTGTACGGCCGTCATGTAGAAGGCGGTCGGCAGGTCGACGACGATGCCGTCGATCTGGTGCGCCTTGAGGCCGTTGATGGCGTCGTTCAGCGTGTGGTAGGCGGCCGGCTGCGGGCCGGGCTTGATGACGTTGTTGATCAGGTCATAGCTCGTCGTGCCAAGCTGGGTGCCGAGCTTCGCGCCGTGCAGGTCGGCGACGCTGGTCGCGTGCGCGTACTTGTTGCTCTTGAGCGTGACGACTGCCTGGTTCTCCGTGTAGTACGGGCTCGAGAAGTCGACGGTCTTGGCGCGCTTGGGCGTGATAGACACCTGGGCGAGATAGAAGTCGAAGTTCTTCGGTCCGGGCGCGTAGGACTGGTTGAAGTGCGTGACCGCCCACTTCACCTGCGAGTTCGTGAAGCCCATCTGCTTCGCGACCGCATAGGCGGTCGCGGCCTCGAAGCCCTTGCCGGTGTACGGGTTGTTGTTGAACTGGCCCGTCCAGCCCCCGCCGGGGCCGCCCGTGAAGTACGGCGAGTACGCCGGGTTGTCCGTGCCGATCGTGAGCGTCCCCGGATGCAGCAGCGCCAGGTTCTTCACCGCGCACGGGTTCGAGCCGGCGGCGACCGACGGGGCCGAGGGGCCGCTCTTCGCCGTCCCGCACGCGGAGGCCGCGGCGGCGAGGACGAGGACGGGCAGGATCCAGACGAGCTTACGCATGCGCACCACACCGGAGGGGTCGAGGACGGCGTCCTACGATACCCCGATCCCGGTGCGGGCGCGGTGGGTAGCGCTAGCGCTTGGCGAGGTGCGCGCCGATGCGGACCCGCAGCTCCTGCGGGCTGAACGGCTTCGTGATGTAGTCGTCCGCGCCGAGCGAGAAGCCGGCGTCGACGTCGCGGTCCTGGGCGCGCGCGGTCAGCATGATCACCTTCATGTGGGCGCACTCGCTGTCGGAGCGCAGCTCGCGCAGCACGTCGAACCCGCTGCGCTTCGGCATCATGACGTCTAGCACGCACAGGTCCGGCTGCTCCGTGCGGGCCAGCTCGAGGGCAGCCTGGCCGTCGGGGGCGGTCACGACCTGGTAACCCTCCCGCTCGAGGCGGAACTTCACCAGGCGGAGCAGATGCGGCTCGTCATCGGCGACGAGAACCTTGGGGGAGTCGGTCATGGCCGCTT
This Gaiellales bacterium DNA region includes the following protein-coding sequences:
- a CDS encoding ABC transporter substrate-binding protein, producing the protein MRKLVWILPVLVLAAAASACGTAKSGPSAPSVAAGSNPCAVKNLALLHPGTLTIGTDNPAYSPYFTGGPGGGWTGQFNNNPYTGKGFEAATAYAVAKQMGFTNSQVKWAVTHFNQSYAPGPKNFDFYLAQVSITPKRAKTVDFSSPYYTENQAVVTLKSNKYAHATSVADLHGAKLGTQLGTTSYDLINNVIKPGPQPAAYHTLNDAINGLKAHQIDGIVVDLPTAFYMTAVQIPDSTIVGQFPASAGGSGHFGLVLAKNSPLTSCVDKAIAALKSNGTLDQIQTTWLSDKANAPVLH
- a CDS encoding amino acid ABC transporter ATP-binding protein — its product is MSAPAGGLVVEGVRKSFGKNEVLGGIDLTVAEHEVVCLIGASGSGKSTLLRCVNLLEPIDAGRIVVNGEEITAPRVDVNRVRRGIGIVFQAFNLFPHMSVLDNVTLGPRRALGTSKANAEAVAREMLGQFGLAEKVNDYPDRLSGGQQQRVAIVRALAMRPRLMLLDEVTSALDPELVAEVLEVVRGLARDGMTMVIATHEMGFARDIANRVCFLDGGVILEQGSPEQIFSSPAEERTQQFLARIIAAGRM
- a CDS encoding ABC-F family ATP-binding cassette domain-containing protein, whose product is MATLISLRSAVKSFGARTVLNGLDIEVDEAARIGVVGQNGSGKSTLLRILAGLDEPDSDPPVRRRGMTAAYLPQLVGADTRTPTEICHGARPDIARVEAELEACAGALGDPAVAADLGRMQRTLDRQQRLLDEFDRLDGHTFSGTVRSILDDLGVTPAESARPQEELSGGKRKLVALAACLAQEPDLLLLDEPETHLDAYRRSRVEELVRAFSGSVVMVSHDRYLLDETVREIAEVDRGRVRMWPGNYSSYHAARELELYQQQAAWQAQQKEIARLEDAIRRYKQWASIIDDPRHTTRARNTQRRIDRMDKVERPVLERRKIALRLRSGVRGGKRVAEWRDVSVAFGADPVLIGVDLTVFRGERIGVIGDNGSGKTVLVKLLVGEIEPTEGEMWVGPSIEVGFLPQEHAPVPARQTPVDALRAQKPCTEEEAVSALLRVLFTYEQCRQHINDLSGGERTRLELLLLMRAGANCLVLDEPTNHLDIDSVEMLEAAIEGFDGTVVFVSHDRYFLDRISDRIVEVRDGSATASEGGYSTWYERRRAA
- a CDS encoding response regulator; translation: MTDSPKVLVADDEPHLLRLVKFRLEREGYQVVTAPDGQAALELARTEQPDLCVLDVMMPKRSGFDVLRELRSDSECAHMKVIMLTARAQDRDVDAGFSLGADDYITKPFSPQELRVRIGAHLAKR
- a CDS encoding amino acid ABC transporter permease — translated: MPIRPVPGRRSRILQGGYEPMTNMSIALVSTFVFLVVVTLAIVNAPGWETVKQSFFNAGEARDSLPLVAKAFLLNVKMFLVAEVFILIFALLIAILRGLPGPVFFPLRALAIVYTDLFRGVPTILVVYLLGFGMPGLNLTGIPTSPVFWGTVSLVLVYTAYVSEVYRAGIESIHPSQEAAARSLGLTRPQTLRFVIVPQAVRRVIPPLLNDFIGLQKDTALVSVLGSVDALQQANINSAADFNYTPYVVAALFFIALTIPLARFTDWLILRERQRRQAGGVA
- a CDS encoding HD domain-containing phosphohydrolase, encoding VAMAAVGRPAAVLLVLPLIGLLGVFARQRQVGIDRALELGHAYRGTAFLLGDVVEADDSYTGTHCRDVVELVLAVADELGVDARGRRDAEFVALLHDVGKIRIPKTIIQKPGPLTAEERRLIETHTVEGERILDRVGGSLAEIGRLVRSCHERYDGTGYPDHLRGEDIPLVARIVCCCDALNAMTTDRPYRAALTAAEAKAELRACSGTQFDPRVVEAVITVLGEDGEDEVELAAAA
- a CDS encoding TMEM175 family protein, giving the protein MEKTRMEAFSDGVFAIAITLLVLDLHVPEVGDGSLAHALVRQWPADASYAVSFLTIGIIWINHHGLMRHIERCDRVLLSLNIFLLMMIAVVPYPTALISHYARTPNATAAAVYYGAVMVTMALIFNALWHYAIRAGLLVPGADPRDVSGITRSYLIGPLLYGTATLLAFGSSDASLVMYAAIAIFYLASATLWGRRASQPAA
- a CDS encoding GNAT family N-acetyltransferase yields the protein MSVEIREATGADWPAMWAFMRGIIRAGETFSWDTDTDEATARRQWMNAPPGRTFVAVAGDGTVLGTAEMGPNHGGPAAHVASAGFMVDPRHAGQGVGRRLGEHVLAQARADGYRAMQFNAVVECNTPAVTLWRALGFEVLATIPDGFRHPVEGDVGLLIMYRRL